From the Chitinolyticbacter meiyuanensis genome, one window contains:
- a CDS encoding autotransporter assembly complex protein TamA: MRLNRSALVLTLLLASAPLRALAYGVEFEGPDEAVELLEKHLDLYKWRSREIEPEELRALVERTPTDAEALLNTAGYFKPRISANQQGEGASARVKVVVDPGQLAMVRDVALRLEGQINEDPAYQERIEALLGRDPPLARGLPFTQSGWSAYKRRALNALQFRRYAGARITQSEARVLPDEAAVDLSLTLDSGPYYRYGEVMIEGLSRYPERIVRDQIHLDQGGEFRRRDLQELQSDLQDMPQFATVIVEPMLGGDAPYHAPVKVSLQEAPMQKVTAAVGYNTNTGFRTELTHRYNNVADRGWVLDSKLRVEQLEQELGVALSFPRHRSGYDHRVYFNVENSEVSGLDSTTFKTGVARSTKGDKIDRTITLEYLTERREITSGEVERPQTLSLNYQWIRRELDSQRNPRDGSVLQLEAGGGIKGVLSDTNFLRLYGRTTYYWPMAQKDVLITRLELGNTLTHDPGAVPTDFLFRAGGSNSVRGYDYESLGIQTGDGVQPARALATATLEYQHAIYKDWRAAAFVDYGDAADRWKDYSGKTGVGVGARWVSPVGVLGADLAYGVDEQQWRLYFALGVAF, encoded by the coding sequence ATGCGCCTGAATCGCTCCGCCCTTGTCCTGACGCTGCTGCTGGCCAGTGCGCCGCTGCGAGCATTGGCCTATGGCGTGGAGTTCGAAGGCCCGGATGAGGCCGTCGAGCTGCTGGAGAAGCACCTCGACCTCTACAAGTGGCGCTCGCGCGAGATCGAGCCCGAGGAGCTGCGTGCACTGGTCGAGCGCACGCCGACCGACGCCGAGGCGCTGCTCAATACCGCCGGCTACTTCAAGCCGCGCATCAGCGCCAATCAGCAAGGCGAAGGCGCGAGCGCGCGCGTGAAGGTCGTGGTCGACCCGGGGCAGCTCGCCATGGTGCGCGACGTGGCCTTGCGGCTGGAAGGCCAGATCAACGAGGACCCGGCCTACCAGGAGCGGATCGAGGCGCTGCTGGGCCGCGATCCGCCGCTGGCGCGCGGCTTGCCGTTTACCCAGTCGGGGTGGTCGGCCTACAAGCGGCGCGCGCTCAATGCGCTGCAGTTTCGCCGCTATGCCGGCGCGCGCATCACCCAGAGCGAAGCGCGGGTTTTGCCGGACGAAGCGGCGGTCGATCTGTCGTTGACGCTCGACAGCGGCCCCTACTACCGTTACGGCGAGGTGATGATCGAGGGCTTGTCGCGCTACCCCGAGCGTATCGTGCGCGACCAGATCCATCTCGACCAAGGTGGCGAGTTCCGCCGGCGCGATCTGCAGGAGCTGCAGAGCGACCTGCAGGACATGCCGCAGTTCGCTACCGTCATCGTCGAGCCCATGCTTGGCGGCGACGCGCCGTACCATGCGCCGGTCAAGGTCAGCCTGCAGGAAGCGCCGATGCAGAAGGTGACGGCGGCCGTTGGCTACAACACCAACACCGGCTTTCGTACCGAGCTGACACACCGCTACAACAACGTGGCCGACCGCGGCTGGGTGCTGGACAGCAAGCTACGCGTGGAACAGCTGGAACAGGAGCTGGGCGTGGCGCTGTCGTTTCCACGCCATCGCAGCGGCTACGACCATCGTGTCTACTTCAATGTCGAGAACTCCGAGGTCAGCGGGCTCGACAGCACCACCTTCAAGACCGGCGTGGCCCGCTCGACCAAGGGCGACAAGATCGACCGTACCATCACATTGGAATACCTGACCGAGCGCCGCGAGATCACCAGTGGCGAAGTCGAGCGCCCGCAGACGCTGTCGCTCAACTACCAGTGGATCCGGCGCGAGCTCGACAGCCAGCGCAACCCACGCGATGGCTCGGTGCTGCAGCTGGAAGCCGGCGGCGGCATCAAGGGAGTATTGTCCGATACCAACTTCCTGCGGCTGTATGGCCGCACCACCTACTACTGGCCAATGGCGCAGAAGGACGTGCTGATCACGCGGCTGGAGCTTGGCAATACATTGACGCACGACCCCGGTGCCGTGCCGACCGATTTCCTGTTCCGGGCCGGTGGCAGCAACAGCGTGCGCGGCTACGACTACGAAAGCCTCGGCATCCAGACCGGAGACGGTGTACAGCCGGCGCGCGCGCTGGCCACGGCCACGCTGGAATACCAGCACGCCATCTACAAGGACTGGCGCGCTGCGGCGTTCGTCGATTACGGCGATGCCGCCGATCGCTGGAAGGATTATTCCGGCAAGACCGGTGTCGGTGTCGGTGCGCGCTGGGTGAGCCCGGTCGGCGTGCTGGGCGCCGATCTGGCCTACGGTGTCGACGAGCAGCAATGGCGGTTGTATTTCGCGCTGGGAGTGGCGTTTTGA
- the hisC gene encoding histidinol-phosphate transaminase, whose protein sequence is MSLFELAPDYVRAIAPYQPGKPISELAREMGLDPAGIVKLASNENPLGMSPLARTALEQEIAELARYPDGNGFELKAKIASKFNVGLDRIVLGNGSNDILELIARAFLTPGDSAVYSQYAFAVYPLAIQACGATGIQVRAVDYGHDLEAMRAAIQPNTKIVWIANPNNPTGTLARPGDLIEFLELCPEHVLVVLDEAYTEYLPREKRSDSIAWLAQFPNLIVVRTFSKAYGLAGLRVGFGLASPEVADVLNRVRQPFNVNSLAQAAASAALDDVDFLRESVRVNNEGMVQLTAAFQRLGLSFIQSWGNFVTFHCGDAAALNRYLLERGVIVRPLAGYNMPNSLRVSIGLAEENARFIAVLEQAMAD, encoded by the coding sequence ATGTCGTTGTTCGAGCTTGCCCCCGATTACGTCCGCGCCATCGCCCCGTATCAGCCGGGCAAGCCGATTTCCGAGCTGGCCCGCGAAATGGGGCTGGATCCGGCCGGCATCGTCAAGCTCGCCTCCAACGAGAACCCGCTCGGCATGAGCCCGCTGGCACGCACCGCGCTGGAGCAGGAAATCGCCGAGCTCGCCCGCTACCCGGATGGCAACGGTTTTGAACTCAAGGCCAAGATTGCCAGCAAGTTCAACGTCGGGCTCGATCGCATCGTGCTCGGCAATGGCTCCAACGACATCCTGGAGCTGATCGCGCGCGCCTTCCTCACCCCGGGCGACAGCGCCGTCTATTCGCAATACGCGTTCGCGGTGTACCCGCTGGCCATCCAGGCTTGCGGCGCCACTGGCATCCAGGTACGTGCCGTCGACTACGGCCACGACCTGGAGGCGATGCGCGCCGCCATTCAGCCGAATACCAAGATCGTTTGGATCGCCAACCCCAACAACCCCACTGGCACGCTGGCGCGCCCGGGTGACCTGATCGAGTTCCTCGAGTTGTGCCCCGAGCATGTGCTGGTGGTGCTCGACGAGGCTTATACCGAGTACCTGCCGCGCGAGAAGCGCAGCGATTCAATCGCCTGGCTCGCGCAGTTCCCCAACCTGATCGTGGTACGCACCTTCTCCAAGGCCTATGGCCTCGCTGGCCTGCGCGTCGGCTTCGGCCTTGCCAGCCCGGAAGTCGCCGACGTACTCAACCGGGTGCGCCAGCCATTCAACGTCAATAGCCTGGCGCAAGCGGCGGCCAGCGCCGCGCTCGATGACGTCGACTTCCTGCGCGAGTCGGTCCGTGTGAACAATGAGGGCATGGTGCAGCTGACCGCTGCGTTCCAGCGCCTGGGCCTGTCGTTCATCCAGAGCTGGGGCAACTTTGTCACCTTCCATTGCGGTGATGCAGCTGCACTCAACCGCTATCTCTTGGAGCGCGGCGTGATCGTGCGCCCGCTCGCCGGCTACAACATGCCGAATTCGCTGCGGGTGTCGATTGGCCTCGCTGAGGAAAACGCCCGCTTTATCGCGGTGCTGGAACAGGCGATGGCAGACTGA